A DNA window from Helianthus annuus cultivar XRQ/B chromosome 15, HanXRQr2.0-SUNRISE, whole genome shotgun sequence contains the following coding sequences:
- the LOC110909859 gene encoding cation/H(+) antiporter 14 produces the protein MVLMGCMSFLVPYAVCVMLLMPLPKLIQMDEVTLHTIPFVVALTSMTTFPAVTSTLSDLNLLNSDLGRLSCSTALVTDFCSWITALALSTIGVALERQDWKPLKNVFWIVCFLISMCFVLRPFVLWMAKRIPEGQDIKESQFLVVLVTVLLCGFLSECLGQNASFGGFTMGICVPDGPPFGSAIVNRVDWMATTILVPAKFAISAFKVNLKSLGGDEVFAALITEAFITLAYMAKFISNFVLALYFSVPLQDAFHFSMIMCTKGIIDVSAFSLIRSNEVVTDQAYSLLILNMLLVTGSTRILLWHFYDPSTRYQTYKRNSILESEPTDFFRMVVCIHNDENVTSIINLLEVSNPTRHQRMEVTTMSLHPLEGRASAILVPISEVEKIPSAQNRVLQMGKAFYYFMERNHNSINVEHFVAMAPYGSMHEDVITIAINKCANIVIVPFHKRWAIDGSVEAAFPGIRSVNLKIMEKAPCSIGILVDRGQIGGPNSVLTRRTKVFRITQLFLGGADDREALAYSSRIVQHHHISLLLVILQPKQTDVEMAPEMHEKRMDHEIIDRFRMECKGRDVYIQQEAAKDAQETMHLLREMEKGCDLFIVGREHGYAYSQLTYALSEWSQCPELGRIGDLLATSEFKFSVLVVQQQPMERIQSGRVSSARIVNDSGRLSSARF, from the exons ATGGTTCTCATGGGTTGCATGTCCTTTTTGGTACCTTATGCGGTTTGCGTCATGTTGTTAATGCCTTTGCCTAAGTTGATCCAGATGGACGAGGTTACGCTCCATACCATACCCTTCGTTGTGGCGTTAACCTCCATGACAACATTTCCCGCTGTCACGAGCACTCTCTCCGACTTAAACTTATTGAATTCAGATCTCGGTCGCTTATCCTGTAGCACTGCTTTGGTCACCGATTTTTGCAGCTGGATCACGGCTCTAGCACTGTCGACTATCGGTGTAGCGTTAGAAAGACAAGACTGGAAACCGTTGAAGAACGTGTTTTGGATCGTTTGCTTTTTGATCTCCATGTGTTTTGTTCTCCGCCCATTTGTGTTGTGGATGGCCAAGAGGATTCCTGAAGGGCAGGACATAAAAGAGAGTCAGTTTTTAGTAGTGCTTGTGACTGTTTTGCTGTGTGGGTTTCTATCAGAATGTTTGGGGCAAAATGCTTCATTCGGGGGGTTTACGATGGGCATATGCGTGCCTGATGGGCCCCCGTTTGGTTCGGCTATTGTGAACCGAGTTGATTGGATGGCGACTACCATTTTGGTTCCTGCCAAATTTGCCATCAGTGCATTTAAGGTGAATCTCAAGTCACTTGGAGGTGATGAGGTGTTTGCTGCTTTGATCACTGAGGCTTTCATTACATTAGCATACATGGCTAAGTTCATTAGTAACTTTGTTTTAGCCTTGTATTTCAGTGTCCCCTTGCAGGATGCTTTTCATTTCTCTATGATCATGTGCACCAAAGGCATCATTGATGTCTCCGCCTTTTCGCTTATACGATCTAATGAG GTTGTAACAGATCAAGCATACTCACTTCTAATACTCAACATGCTATTAGTAACCGGAAGTACAAGGATTCTGTTATGGCATTTCTACGATCCATCAACAAGATACCAAACATACAAGCGAAACAGCATCTTAGAATCCGAACCAACCGATTTCTTTAGAATGGTGGTTTGCATTCACAACGACGAAAACGTCACATCGATCATAAACCTACTAGAAGTATCAAATCCAACACGACATCAACGTATGGAAGTCACAACTATGAGCTTACATCCACTTGAAGGTAGAGCATCAGCCATTCTAGTCCCGATCTCCGAAGTTGAGAAGATCCCCTCGGCCCAGAACCGAGTGTTACAGATGGGAAAGGCGTTTTATTACTTTATGGAACGCAACCACAACTCGATTAATGTCGAACATTTTGTTGCAATGGCACCATACGGCAGCATGCATGAAGATGTCATCACAATAGCTATAAACAAATGTGCTAACATTGTTATCGTCCCGTTTCACAAACGTTGGGCGATCGATGGAAGCGTTGAAGCTGCATTTCCAGGGATTAGATCAGTCAACTTAAAAATCATGGAGAAAGCCCCGTGTTCGATTGGTATACTTGTCGACCGAGGCCAGATAGGTGGACCGAACTCTGTGTTAACCAGACGAACCAAAGTATTCCGCATAACCCAGTTGTTTCTTGGCGGTGCGGACGATAGAGAAGCGCTTGCATACAGTAGTCGAATCGTGCAGCACCACCACATTAGTTTGCTACTGGTTATACTACAGCCGAAGCAGACGGATGTGGAGATGGCACCCGAGATGCACGAAAAGAGAATGGACCACGAGATTATCGATCGGTTTCGGATGGAGTGTAAGGGACGAGATGTATATATTCAACAAGAGGCTGCAAAAGATGCGCAGGAAACAATGCATTTGCTGAGAGAAATGGAAAAAGGGTGTGATTTGTTTATAGTTGGCCGGGAACATGGGTATGCGTATTCTCAGCTGACGTATGCCCTATCAGAGTGGTCACAGTGCCCGGAATTGGGCAGAATCGGAGACTTGTTAGCCACGTCAGAGTTTAAGTTTTCAGTTTTGGTGGTGCAGCAACAGCCTATGGAAAGAATACAGTCGGGTCGGGTCAGTAGTGCCCGTATCGTAAATGATTCGGGGAGGCTTAGCAGTGCCCGTTTCTAA